The following are encoded together in the Neofelis nebulosa isolate mNeoNeb1 chromosome 9, mNeoNeb1.pri, whole genome shotgun sequence genome:
- the CCT7 gene encoding T-complex protein 1 subunit eta has protein sequence MMPTPVILLKEGTDSSQGIPQLVSNISACQVIAEAVRTTLGPRGMDKLIVDGRGKATISNDGATILKLLDVVHPAAKTLVDIAKSQDAEVGDGTTSVTLLAAEFLKQVKPYVEEGLHPQIIIRAFRTATQLAVNKIKEIAVTVKKEDKVEQRKLLEKCAMTALSSKLISQQKAFFAKMVVDAVMMLDDLLQLKMIGIKKVQGGALEESQLVAGVAFKKTFSYAGFEMQPKKYNNPMIALLNVELELKAEKDNAEIRVHTVEDYQAIVDAEWNILYDKLERIHHSGAKVVLSKLPIGDVATQYFADRDMFCAGRVPEEDLKRTMMACGGSIQTSVNALSADVLGRCQVFEETQIGGERYNFFTGCPKAKTCTIILRGGAEQFMEETERSLHDAIMIVRRAIKNDSVVAGGGAIEMELSKYLRDYSRTVPGKQQLLIGAYAKALEIIPRQLCDNAGFDATNILNKLRARHAQGGMWYGVDINNEDIADNFEAFVWEPAMVRINALTAASEAACLIVSVDETIKNPRSTVDAPPAAGRGRGRGRPH, from the exons ATGATG CCCACACCAGTTATCCTGTTGAAAGAGGGGACCGATAGCTCCCAAGGCATCCCCCAGCTTGTAAGTAACATCAGTGCCTGCCAGGTGATTGCAGAAGCTGTAAGAACCACCCTGGGCCCTCGTGGCATGGACAAGCTGATCGTAGACGGCCGAG GCAAAGCAACGATTTCTAATGATGGGGCCACAATTCTGAAACTCCTTGATGTTGTCCATCCTGCAGCAAAGACGTTAGTGGACATTGCCAAGTCCCAAGATGCTGAG GTCGGTGACGGCACCACCTCAGTGACCTTGCTGGCTGCAGAGTTTCTGAAGCAGGTGAAACCCTATGTGGAGGAAGGTTTGCACCCACAGATCATCATCCGAGCTTTCCGCACTGCCACCCAGTTG GCAGTTAACAAGATCAAAGAGATTGCTGTGACGGTGAAGAAGGAAGACAAAGT GGAGCAGAGGAAGCTGCTGGAGAAGTGTGCCATGACCGCTCTGAGCTCCAAGCTGATTTCCCAGCAGAAAGCCTTCTTCGCTAAGATGGTGGTGGATGCGGTGATGATGCTCGACGATCTGTTGCAGCTTAAAATGATTGGAATCAAAAAGGTACAGGGTGGTGCCCTAGAG gagTCCCAGCTAGTAGCTGGCGTCGCGTTCAAGAAGACTTTCTCTTATGCTGGGTTTGAAATGCAACCCAAAAAGTACAATAATCCAATGATTGCCCTTTTAAATGTCGAGCTTGAGCTGAAAGCTGAGAAAGATAATGCTGAAATCAGAGTCCACACAGTTGAG GATTATCAGGCAATTGTTGATGCTGAGTGGAACATTCTCTATGACAAGTTAGAGAGGATCCATCACTCCGGAGCCAAAGTCGTCTTGTCCAAACTCCCCATCGGGGATGTGGCCACCCAGTACTTTGCCGACAGGGACATGTTCTGTGCTGGCCGTGTGCCAGAGGAGGATCTGAAGAGGACAATGATG GCCTGTGGAGGCTCCATCCAGACCAGTGTGAATGCTCTGTCAGCAGATGTGCTGGGCCGCTGCCAGGTCTTTGAAGAGACCCAGATTGGGGGCGAGAG GTATAATTTCTTCACTGGCTGCCCCAAGGCCAAGACTTGTACTATCATCCTCCGTGGTGGTGCTGAGCAGTTCATGGAGGAGACAGAGCGGTCCCTGCACGACGCCATCATGATTGTCAGGAGGGCCATCAAG AACGATTCAGTGGTGGCTGGTGGCGGGGCCATTGAGATGGAGCTCTCCAAGTACCTGCGGGATTACTCAAGGACCGTTCCAGGAAAACAGCAGCTGTTAATTGGGGCATATGCCAAGGCCTTGGAAATTATCCCACGCCAGCTGTGTGACAATGCTGGCTTTGATGCCACAAACATCCTCAACAAGCTGCGAGCTCGGCATGCCCAG GGGGGCATGTGGTATGGAGTGGACATCAACAACGAGGACATTGCTGACAACTTTGAGGCCTTCGTGTGGGAGCCAGCTATGGTGCGCATCAATGCCCTGACCGCAGCCTCTGAGGCTGCCTGCCTTATCGTGTCGGTAGATGAAACCATCAAAAACCCTCGCTCAACGGTGGACGCTCCCCCAGCtgcgggccggggccggggccggggccgcccCCACTGA